From Candidatus Manganitrophus morganii, the proteins below share one genomic window:
- a CDS encoding FG-GAP-like repeat-containing protein has translation MELSFLIPDRLFRRSIFTRLPLCLGVFLSVFVAACGGGGGGGGGTDPPLPVIAEIEVSPTAVTISKTGSLQFSATARDADGTSISSVTFTWSSDNPDIVSIDANGLASGIAEGTATITASADGVSGTTAVEVTFRLFSSPTTYPVGTTPSAVAAGDFNNDSSVDLVVANVDDNSISLLKGMGNGLFSAAETFSVGVFPQSLVMGRFGPDSFDDLAVVNFGDSSISLFLGIHTGIGPTTEIPSSGNGPIAIVTADFDNDGDPDLATANLSTSDISLFLGNGDGTFQSPLSFPSEGSGPIALLAADLDKDGRTDLAVVLGSDDKVAILLNDGASGFDSPEPPISVGTGPNAIISGDWDSDGNIDLAVVNSVSADLTLLFGDGAGNFSVQTLPLPGGGRPEFAATGDFDDDGNPDIAVSNSNNNVISILLNTGNGLFSDPIQQSTDNQPLAIVAEDLNSDGTDDLAVTHAGDNTLSVFFHADPN, from the coding sequence ATGGAACTCTCATTTCTCATACCGGATCGGCTATTTCGCCGATCCATCTTTACTCGACTTCCCCTCTGTTTAGGGGTATTCTTATCCGTCTTCGTCGCCGCTTGCGGCGGTGGCGGCGGAGGAGGGGGGGGCACGGATCCTCCTCTCCCGGTCATCGCCGAGATTGAAGTCTCCCCGACGGCCGTGACCATCTCAAAAACAGGTTCCCTACAGTTCAGTGCAACCGCACGGGATGCGGACGGAACATCGATCTCCAGTGTGACGTTTACCTGGTCTTCGGACAATCCGGATATTGTCAGCATCGACGCCAACGGCCTCGCCTCCGGCATCGCGGAAGGAACGGCGACCATCACCGCCTCCGCGGATGGGGTCTCCGGAACAACGGCGGTGGAAGTGACTTTCCGCCTCTTCTCCAGCCCGACCACTTATCCTGTGGGAACCACCCCTTCAGCAGTCGCTGCCGGCGACTTTAATAATGACAGTTCCGTGGACTTAGTCGTCGCAAATGTAGACGACAACTCCATTTCACTCTTGAAAGGGATGGGGAACGGACTATTCTCGGCCGCCGAGACTTTCTCGGTCGGCGTTTTTCCTCAATCGCTTGTTATGGGACGTTTTGGGCCCGATTCATTTGACGATCTGGCCGTTGTGAATTTCGGAGATTCATCCATCTCTCTTTTCCTGGGGATTCATACCGGAATCGGCCCAACCACGGAAATTCCTTCCTCCGGAAACGGTCCCATTGCAATCGTGACAGCCGACTTCGACAACGACGGCGACCCAGACCTCGCCACCGCCAATCTCTCCACAAGCGATATTTCTTTGTTCCTCGGAAACGGAGACGGGACTTTCCAATCTCCGCTTTCTTTCCCGAGCGAAGGGAGCGGGCCCATCGCGCTTCTTGCCGCCGACCTGGATAAAGACGGAAGAACCGATCTGGCCGTCGTGCTCGGATCAGACGACAAGGTTGCGATTTTGCTCAATGACGGCGCAAGCGGTTTTGATAGCCCGGAGCCGCCGATTTCCGTCGGAACAGGTCCCAATGCAATTATCTCCGGAGACTGGGACAGCGATGGGAATATCGATCTGGCTGTCGTCAACAGTGTCAGTGCCGATCTGACGCTGTTGTTTGGAGATGGCGCCGGGAACTTTTCAGTCCAAACATTACCGCTCCCCGGGGGAGGACGCCCCGAATTTGCCGCAACGGGAGATTTTGACGACGACGGAAATCCCGATATTGCTGTCTCAAACAGCAACAATAATGTCATTTCGATTTTATTGAATACAGGCAACGGTCTTTTCTCCGATCCGATCCAACAATCAACCGACAATCAGCCCCTGGCGATCGTGGCCGAAGATCTGAACAGCGATGGAACAGACGATCTGGCTGTAACCCATGCCGGGGACAACACGCTTTCCGTTTTTTTTCACGCAGATCCCAACTAA